The DNA region GAATTGCACATTTTTGTAAAATGTAGACCAACATGTAGGATAATAAACTCTTCAGGAACAGATCTTTCAAACCACCTGTTTTTCTTGGGGATATGTTGCTTGTTATTGACACCTACCATCCATCCACATCTCAGCCGCTAGCTGAAGCGATCTTGACATGTTTACATATAGCCGAGCTGTCAGTGTCTGTCCTCGTGCTGTCAGCGCGAGCAGGAGCCGTGTTGTTATGGCTGTCCATGCCGTCCGGTCCGTGCAGCTGGCTTTGACTATGCTGACGTCACTCGACGCACCACGAAATATCGGTCCGCCTCCGACTCTGTAGCTCGGCAAACGAGGCAGCTCTGCCCGTCTGCTGTGCTGTCGGTGAtcaaggcaaattttgcaaccgTCCTCCTCCCCTACCCCCCTGGTACTTCCTCCATCTGAGAGAATTCTATCTGTCGTTGGCTGTGAGAGAAGCGTGAGGAGCGTGGCTCTTCACTTTCACGGAACACAGAGAAAGGCATGGCGGAGCGGACGTTAGTTAGAAAACAACAGCCAAAGCACATGAAGCCAAAACAAGAAGAAGGGGGACGAGTGAAGCTTCTCCAGCGGAGAGGTATCAGCAACAACTAGCGCGCACGGGATTCTAACGGCGTGACAGCTTTTGGATTCGTGTAGAAAAACGAAAAAGTTTTGCTGCAGCATTTCCGTTGGCTTTTGCGCGGCTCTCCTTTTGATACTTTGTAGCTGTCTGTCTGGATTATTTTCATTCTGTGCATGCCTCATTCGTCCCCAATGTCATTGGATTTCTACTATAAGGGACTTGTGTTTTCCTTTTCTGTTTAATTGTTGCTACTTTGTCGTTTGACATATATTTCCTTTGAAAGTGTTTCCCTTGAGCACAACTGTCAACAGCCAGTCTCGCCGCTTGAGTCCTTTAATAATTAAAAAGTAAATCTGTGTTggagttggctggctggctgactggacgTACGGTAGAAGGCATGGGAGCTAAACAGAGCAGTCCTGCCGCCACCGGGCGCATGAGGGCTTATTCAGGCTCGGACCTTCCATCAAGCACATCGACTAGTAACGGAAACAGTCGGACAGCTGCCGTGGGGGTGAGGTATGCCTATGGCGGCACGGCACACGGAGCCTCAGGTGCCAGCGGCGCATCTCACCACATTAGCTCCCGCGCGCGCTCCGTCGGTGGCAGCGGCGGAGGCTCGGGGGCCCGACCCCAGTCTAGCATCAACATACCGACCAGTGGCGCTTACAGCTCGCAGGAATCTGGCAGCAGCACCCCGGAGGAGAGCGGTGGAGACCGGGACAGGTCAGGTGCTGGTCACGGAGGCCCGCGGCTGTTGATCGGATCTCTACCTGCTCATCTCTCGCCTCATCTGTTTGGAGGTAAGGGGACGTTGGGTTGCTCagccacacacatagcctactcccCACGCTATTTGGAGATACACTTTGAGGACGAGGGGGCGTTTGAGGAAACAGTCATGACAGGGTCACCTTTTGGAAATGATAGTCTGTTGGGTGGCTGTCAACTGTTGCTTGAACAATGGCAGCAGGGCGCTACTGCTGCTGGTTTGGATTCTGTTGTGCGCAGGTCACCAGGTGACTTGGCAAAACAGCCTCAACAGTTTTTGCGTGGCGATGACATGTCGTTTtgtcattaggggccaagcagcgaagctggcgaaggcccctatagagttagtaggttttcttcattattattattattattattattctctagtcaccattcctatccctctgcaagtctatggcagcccatagaaccgtaggcaggaaaatgctgtaaattggcacacacattcggggcagtctcagcattacccacagcaatttataggaccccagccccaacgctctagcgccaccagcaggtcaaagttgcaggtacatttctgcttgtaacttttgaaccgctgggccaattttcatgaacttggtatccctggaatccttgagccaagacgaatccaacgcaccctatgacgtcattttccgccaggatagttttcccgccattttgaattttgtaaaattcaataaaaatgttaattttcccgtaatttttgaccaattcgcccaaaactcggtatatagtatctctggactgagctacacatggggtcttcatgaatattggatatcttttatcgtttagccgtgagagcccatcaaaattgtcataaatgtggcgaaacaggaagtgaggtcatatctcagcaaccgtttgtcgaattgggcagggattttgtacacacatagtagtctattccatgacctaccacaaaaaatcagatccccagctcaaactctgtagcgccaccagcaggtcaaaattttagctacatttttgcctgtagcttttgaaccgtactcccaattttcaaaatattggtacacagatcatcttcacactatgctgcacccaggtatggattttcgtaacgattgaaaaaactatcagctctcagcagccattcaaaattgtggaaagaatggagggatttttctcatctctctgtcccctttgccaacgggacctgcgcacgttcactgacaccattctcggcagggggtctctggacacacaagagacgagagcttaggtgtgtgcgtagtctgctattgctctagtgtcaaccaaagccccactgccccagcccctgcacatacccccccacctccaccccacacacacagacagcgggagagggagagggagggggagagggagagagagggaaggagggagggagagagagagagagagagagagaccattgttgttctctcggttcctctgtctctcacatacacacacacacacacacacaaacacaaacacacacacacacacacacacacacacacacacacacacacacacacacacacacacacacacacacacacacacacacacacacttacttctatatacaccaattcctcagaccagtctctcaaaaggctggccaacattacattgcagcctataggattcttatgtttaggatttcaaggacatatctattttcagtaggctcccgattcttttccataatattgtatgtcatataaacaattttactaaatagaatgatcacagatgattataattgctgtccaaaaagcaagcctctcaagtatagaaatgacttgctgatattttatagactaatttgagagggaatggaaatgtgttactcaatataaatcaagggcagcacaggccctgccatggccaaccggtagggcactcgtctatcatgcggctgacccgggtttgattcccagcccaggtcctttgcctaccctccccgtctctctccccattttcccctccaaggaatgcaccccaacattggcgagatttgggccaaagggggcgctgcagttccttctgttgccatggcaactttggcaagtttactgcttggccccgcattgctgcttgcagctatatttaatgATGTTGTAGCCTAGTAATAATAGGCCTTATAATATTACCCCTTCTCTCCGTCACGCAGCGCTGTCTTCcagtaaacaaaacaaagtaaTCCGATATGTCCGCATGGCCTATATTTCCCCGCTATCGAGGCGGGCACAACAAGTTCCAACATGTGTGCTAACTACTCTGACTGTGCTGAAGGGAGGGGCCACGATGCTGACTGTATTCCTGCTCAGGCAGACAGATGATGAGACGAGCCCATCTACTCGACATGTCGTCTATaaattatgacaatgttattatCACATTACAGTAGGCATATAATACTATAATGTGATAATAGCATTATCCTAATTTGCAGTGCACACGACAGCATGTGTCCGAAGTCCGAACGACTCGTGTCGACATTTGCCTTCTACATGAATAGGGCACCCTTGTAATAGCTTTGTCATGCTttactgccccccccctcttgtACGATTGCTCTATATTTGTGCACaggaaaaaaacagtgttaactGAATACTTAGAGAGTTAACATTTTGTGTTTGGTCCCAGAATCTTTAAGTGGATGAATTGACTCCACATTTTTTCTACTGTGTGGCAGTGACCGTGCACCTGACCTGGGTGACACTGCATCCGCTCTGGTCAGGGTGATAGGTCCATGCAGGCCCACACAGGGCACGCAGTACAGATTAACAGCGTAGTAGAGGGCAATGCTTCtgctgcatgtacagtacaccatCAAAACACATTAGCTATGGCACACTTCTCATCACCAaccgcagctgtgtgtgtgtgtgtgtgtgtgagagagagagagagagggagagagagggagagagactagtGTAATGACATGTGTAATGTcctgtgtattctgtatttatgtatgctattggacaccttaatttccccttgggacagggacgtaaagtataccccctcagcccccgcgaggcaggggggccacAGGCCCtagacttgaagaaacgggccccctccacatgatattaggccttCTTTTTTCGTTCAGGGatccattcttggtagcttgaaagggggcctgaagtacttgtgttacgccagtgccttgggattaataaatgatactctactctactgcacgtCCGGTGGTTGCAGGTTCTGACGGCAGAGGGGCTTtgggtagacaggcaggcaggcaggcaggcaggcaggcagggagcctCGCTAAAGAGTTTGGACATGTGAAAGTGTACATTAGCTGTACAGAAcgaaagcacacgcacgcacgcacgcgcgcacacacacacgcacgcacacacacacacacacacaattccctttTTGTGTGTGGGACATATGTGTGTACACCAATTTCACAACCCCTGATTACGCATGTCAGTCTACTGTATAATCTTACAGCATACCTTGCATTCAAACGCACTGTAGAGACGCTCATATCACCATTCACTCACTAGACCGAATAAGCAAAGCTGGGTATTAGTCTACTCTACTactgcactccacacacacacacacacacacacacacacacacacacacacacacacacacacacacacacacacacacacacacacacacacacacacacacacacacacacacacaaacacacacagacacacacacacacacacacacacacacacacacacacacacactttgacacccCCTCGTCGGCAGGCCTGCCGTCAGATGGTGGAATGGGAGTGGAGTGCCACTGGGGGGGAGTAGCAGTTCAGTGCCTGTTCAGAGCCTGGctctcttattctctttctccttttctttcttttcctatctgtctgtctgtctgtctgtctgtctgtctgcgtcctcgcacctgtgtggtgtgtgtgtgtgtgtgtgtgtgtgtaccatggtaGCAACTTAAAAGTCGGCCTGATCAAGATAAGctagagttgtgtgtgttgtgttgtgctgtggaatTTCCCTCagagctgctgttgctgctgctattgAGCATGTGCAAACaaatctctctacctctctccctctctctctctctctctctcattctctctctctctctctctctctctcattctcgctctctctctctctctctctctctgtctctctcaccctctctcactctgacCTGCCAAGTtgccacccctcctctctttcccagcCTGTCACCTGCCACTCATTCAACCACCAACCACCTGCATGTGCTCCCTTTTGATCAGGTTGCCAGGTAACatgggttcgtgtgtgtgtgtgtgtgtgtgtgtgtgtgtgtgtgtgtgtgtgtgtgtgtgtgtgtgtgtgtgtgtgtgtgtgtgtgtgtgtgtgtgtgtgtgtgtgtgtgagagcgctgcatgtgtgagcgcgtgcgtgtgtgagcgcgtgcatgtgtgcatgcgtgtgtatgtgcatgcttacaCCCACTCCCCATGGGTGTGTAATAGGTGATTATGATTGCGTCTTGAGTTTCAAAGTACTAGAGTACATGTTTGTCTGGGTGTCTGAGGGACTGATTGCTGTGTCTGAGGTATTGGGTATTTGGGTCTGTGTGGATCAGATATGACAGCCTTTTTTGTAATCTGcaacagtggctgtgtgtgtgtgacgtgtgtgtgtgtgtgtgtgtgtgtgtgtgtgtgtgtgtgtgtttagagtatCACAGCTTTATTCAAATCCACACCacaaatgattgtgtgtgtgtgtgtgtgtgtgtgtgtgtgtgtgtgtgtgtgtgtgtacgtgtgtgcgtgcgtgtgtgtgtgtgtgcgcacgcgtgtttgAGAGATGCAAGTTCACTGGTGCAAGTTCAATGCTATTTCCAACCTGCTGCCTCCTGGTACTGTATGTGAAGTCTCATATGCTACGCTATACCATCTGTTACACCCACCCTACAGAAAACACACTATGACAGCTCCTTAAAGCACACAGACAGTTGCGGTCTTCATATTCCTTACTTTACATACAAcagaggcaagtgtgtgtgtgtgtgtgtgtgtgtgtgtgtgtgtgtgtgtgtgtgtgtgtgtgtgtgtgtgtgtgtgtgtgtgtgtgtgtgtgtgtgtgcatcaagcatactctctctctctttgtctgccactctctctctctctctctctctctcactcactcactcactcactcactcactcactctctctctctctctctctctctctctctctctcactcactcactcactcactcactcactcactcactcactcactcactcactcacacacacacacacacacacacacacacacacacacacacacacacacactcacactcacactcacactcacacacacacacacacacacacacgcgcacacacgcgcacacacacacactggtttactTTTCTCCATATTGTTGTATGCGACGTGGTCACACCATGGCATATTATCTGTGTCTAGTCCACATCATAGACTCCATAAGAAAGTCTGGCAAAAACTGGGCTTATGAAGAGCTTTGAAAAGCTTTACTAATTACACATTTCACTGTTTGCTTGACATGTGTGCTACTAGGTAAGGTAAGCCAATAGCATCTTAATGGAACATTTGTAACATACGTTCCACATTTTGGGTAGAGAGCAATTTATTATTTGCAGAACATTACAAATGTTGTAGCCTACCGGTATTCACATTCCTAGAGTGACATTGTTTTGGCGGCAGTCGGACTGCACTGATATGACATTAATGAGGCAGACAGTGCTGCATAAAAAATCAGCACCATTGATCTAGTTGAACAAGCATCTGATCTAATGAGCATGTAAAGGATTCCAAGTTTTCAAAATACAAAGCCAAAAACTATGCCTTTTTGATCCTCCCTTTGATATAAAAATGCACTGTCAACTTGTCAAACATTTCTTGTAAGGcacattcccgcacctaatcttgaaccaGCTGTCATGTTTACGGCACAAGTCTGAGCATTGGGGaactttaaaatgaatctttttattcttatttttacagctaTATGAACTTAGAGCATGATCAGCATATGAgagcatatgagtgtgagctgtttcattggcctgggctcACTCATATTCACACCAGACTTCACGTTCATGTCTTGCTGtgctataccagtggttctcaaccctttttgaacaaacacccccttgacctcatcgttagtctcccaacaccccattgacctcatcataagcctgccaacgctccacgattaaaaaataaaatagactgatGCCCCGTAATGGCAAGTGTACAACCCCCCTCTCAGctccatccttctcaacgccccctgatggctccctaacgccccatggggggctgtagcgTCCCCACtctatggtgtatgtgggccaactgtaatacacatttgaaatgatctcacaggCCGAATAAAATAACTCTGCGGTCCAGATTTGGccccctggcctgagtttgacatatCTGCAATACACGAAAGTGTTACAGCAGAGTGTGCATAAGCAAACCTCTGCCATTTCTCTGAGACGTGGTGTGATTATGAGGGAGTCCTTGGGATTTGTGCTGCTCCATTAGGAGTCCCAGGCAGAGCAGCGTTTGAGAACCCCTGGAGTCGACTATTTCTTCATgctgtctcctgtctctctctctctgccccaacatgtgtgtgcacagcagCAGCTATCTGTGTTAACATCAGGAGCGTCGGTGCAGAGAACCACCACGACTGGAGAAAATTGGGAGAGTTAGACA from Engraulis encrasicolus isolate BLACKSEA-1 chromosome 5, IST_EnEncr_1.0, whole genome shotgun sequence includes:
- the znrf2b gene encoding E3 ubiquitin-protein ligase znrf2; translated protein: MGAKQSSPAATGRMRAYSGSDLPSSTSTSNGNSRTAAVGVRYAYGGTAHGASGASGASHHISSRARSVGGSGGGSGARPQSSINIPTSGAYSSQESGSSTPEESGGDRDRSGAGHGGPRLLIGSLPAHLSPHLFGGFKCPVCSKFVSSDEMDLHLVMCLTKPRVTYNEDVLSKDAGECAICLEELVQGDTIARLPCLCIYHKGCIDEWFEVNRSCPEHPSD